Proteins from a single region of Campylobacter sp. RM16704:
- a CDS encoding 50S ribosomal protein L23 — protein sequence MADITDIKTILYTEKSLNLQEQGVVVIQTSPKMTKNGLKEVLREYFGVTPVRINSLKMDGKVKRFRGREGQRNSFKKFYVKLPEGVSLESSEA from the coding sequence ATGGCAGATATTACTGATATAAAAACAATACTTTACACTGAAAAAAGCTTAAACCTTCAAGAGCAAGGTGTTGTAGTTATTCAAACTTCTCCAAAAATGACTAAAAATGGTCTAAAAGAAGTATTAAGAGAATATTTTGGTGTAACTCCAGTAAGAATTAATTCTTTAAAAATGGATGGAAAAGTAAAGCGTTTTAGAGGTCGTGAAGGTCAAAGAAATAGCTTTAAAAAATTCTATGTTAAGCTACCAGAAGGTGTGAGCTTAGAAAGTTCGGAGGCATAA